In Pseudomonas alcaliphila JAB1, a single window of DNA contains:
- a CDS encoding MetQ/NlpA family ABC transporter substrate-binding protein, with the protein MKKLLTALAACAAFSAQAETLNVAATPVPHAEILEFVKPALAKEGVELKVRVFTDYVQPNLQVQQKNLDANFFQHQPYLDEFNASRKTELVSVAGVHVEPFGAYSSKIKNLSELPQGATVAIPNDATNGGRALLLLQKAGVIKLKPEAGILATPKDIVENPKAIKVRELEAATLPRVLSQVDLALINTNYALEAKLNPTQDALAIEGSDSPYVNILVTRADNKDSEAVQKLVKALHSAEVKQFIEEKYKGAVVPAF; encoded by the coding sequence ATGAAGAAACTGCTGACTGCCCTGGCCGCCTGCGCGGCCTTCTCGGCCCAGGCCGAAACCCTCAACGTCGCCGCCACCCCGGTGCCGCATGCGGAGATCCTCGAGTTCGTCAAACCGGCCCTGGCCAAAGAAGGCGTGGAGCTGAAGGTGCGCGTGTTCACCGACTACGTGCAGCCCAACCTGCAAGTGCAGCAGAAGAACCTCGACGCCAACTTCTTCCAGCACCAGCCGTACCTGGACGAGTTCAACGCCAGCCGCAAGACCGAGCTGGTCAGCGTTGCCGGCGTGCACGTCGAGCCCTTCGGCGCCTACTCCAGCAAGATCAAGAACCTCAGCGAGCTGCCGCAAGGTGCCACCGTGGCCATCCCCAACGACGCCACCAACGGCGGCCGCGCCCTGCTGCTGCTGCAGAAGGCCGGCGTGATCAAACTCAAGCCGGAAGCCGGCATCCTCGCCACGCCCAAGGACATCGTCGAGAACCCGAAGGCGATCAAGGTGCGTGAACTGGAAGCAGCTACCCTGCCGCGCGTGCTGAGCCAGGTCGACCTCGCCCTGATCAACACCAACTACGCCCTGGAAGCCAAGCTGAACCCGACCCAGGACGCCCTGGCCATCGAAGGTAGCGACTCGCCGTACGTCAACATCCTGGTGACCCGCGCCGACAACAAGGACAGCGAGGCCGTACAGAAGCTGGTCAAGGCTCTGCACAGCGCCGAGGTCAAGCAGTTCATCGAAGAGAAGTACAAAGGCGCCGTCGTCCCGGCGTTCTGA
- a CDS encoding VOC family protein: MALAPFHLAIPVYDLAAARHFYGEVFGCAEGRSSEHWVDFDFFGHQLVIHEAPKMAYQESAASNPVDGHDVPVPHFGVVLGWADWEALAERLRSRETTFVIEPYVRFKGQVGEQATMFLLDPCGNALEFKAFKDIGQLFAK; the protein is encoded by the coding sequence ATGGCCCTTGCTCCCTTTCACCTGGCAATTCCCGTGTACGACCTGGCTGCCGCGCGGCATTTCTACGGCGAGGTGTTCGGCTGTGCCGAGGGTCGTAGCAGCGAGCACTGGGTGGACTTCGATTTCTTCGGCCACCAGTTGGTGATCCACGAAGCGCCAAAGATGGCCTACCAGGAATCGGCCGCCAGCAACCCGGTGGACGGCCACGACGTGCCGGTGCCGCACTTCGGCGTGGTGCTCGGCTGGGCCGACTGGGAAGCATTGGCCGAGCGCCTGCGCAGCCGCGAGACGACGTTCGTCATCGAGCCCTATGTACGCTTCAAGGGTCAGGTCGGCGAGCAGGCCACCATGTTCCTCCTCGATCCTTGCGGCAACGCCCTGGAGTTCAAGGCCTTCAAGGACATCGGCCAGCTGTTCGCCAAGTAA
- a CDS encoding TRAP transporter substrate-binding protein, whose protein sequence is MRLRSLLLLPLLAFGLIGCKDDSAPTDQAAAPAQTFHWKMVTTWPKNAPGTGTAAERLAERVNAMSAGRLTIKVYAAGELVPALEVFDAVSRGTAELGHGTPYYWKGKVPAAQFFGAVPFGLSTLEMNAWLNKGGGQALWDEAYASFGLKPLTAGNSTMQMGGWFNKEINSLADIKGLKIRMPGLGGEVWSRLGATTVVMPGGEIFTALQTGAIDATDWVSPYNDLAFGLQKAAKYYYYPGWQEPQSVLELLINQKAFDALPADLQAIVTEAARAATQDMMDDYVYHNALALDELKKSGTLLKRFPDEVLQAMQRETEQVLGELAAQSELNGRIWASMQAFQALATSMQALSEKELYDWR, encoded by the coding sequence ATGCGTCTTCGTTCGCTGCTGCTCCTGCCCCTGCTCGCCTTCGGCCTCATCGGCTGCAAGGACGACTCCGCGCCGACCGACCAGGCCGCAGCCCCCGCCCAGACCTTCCACTGGAAGATGGTCACCACCTGGCCGAAGAATGCACCCGGCACCGGCACCGCAGCCGAACGCCTGGCTGAGCGCGTCAACGCCATGAGCGCCGGGCGCCTGACCATCAAGGTCTATGCTGCTGGCGAGTTGGTGCCGGCACTGGAGGTGTTCGACGCAGTGTCGCGCGGTACGGCCGAACTCGGCCACGGCACGCCCTATTACTGGAAGGGCAAGGTACCGGCCGCGCAGTTCTTCGGTGCGGTGCCCTTCGGCCTGTCCACCCTGGAAATGAACGCCTGGCTGAACAAGGGCGGCGGCCAGGCACTGTGGGACGAAGCCTACGCGTCGTTCGGCCTCAAGCCACTGACCGCAGGCAACAGCACCATGCAGATGGGCGGCTGGTTCAACAAGGAAATCAACAGCCTGGCTGACATCAAAGGCCTGAAGATCCGTATGCCGGGCCTCGGTGGCGAAGTGTGGAGCCGCCTGGGTGCGACCACCGTGGTGATGCCGGGTGGCGAAATCTTCACCGCCCTGCAGACCGGCGCCATCGACGCCACCGACTGGGTCAGCCCCTACAACGACCTGGCCTTCGGCCTGCAGAAGGCCGCCAAGTATTACTACTACCCCGGCTGGCAGGAGCCGCAATCGGTGCTCGAGCTGCTGATCAATCAGAAGGCATTCGATGCGCTGCCGGCCGACCTGCAGGCCATCGTCACCGAAGCGGCGCGCGCGGCGACCCAGGACATGATGGACGACTACGTCTACCACAACGCCCTGGCGCTGGACGAGCTGAAGAAGAGCGGCACGCTGCTCAAGCGCTTCCCCGACGAGGTGCTGCAGGCCATGCAACGCGAGACCGAACAAGTGCTCGGCGAGCTGGCCGCGCAGAGCGAGCTCAACGGCCGCATCTGGGCCTCCATGCAGGCGTTCCAGGCGCTGGCCACCTCGATGCAGGCGCTGTCGGAAAAAGAGCTGTACGACTGGCGCTGA
- a CDS encoding LysR substrate-binding domain-containing protein — protein MLRELKTFVTVARLGTFAAAGQQVGLTQSAVSAQMRVLEQHLGVRLFDRSGRAAVLNATGRHALPLAEQMLALYAQMALPQAADQWQGELRVGAIATLQTGLLAEALPRFRQLAPLVELKLVPGVSLQLFSQLDAGELDLALLIKPPFALPKELLEVALAREPFVLIAPLDVPGDDPLQLLAEQPFVRYDRASFGGRQVTRFLREQRLNVREALELDELEAIVRLVENGMGVALVPRAGLWLQRPTRLRVIELGELTFHRELVALVRRAQRQPALDCLLECLRR, from the coding sequence ATGCTGCGCGAGCTGAAAACCTTCGTCACCGTCGCTCGCCTGGGCACCTTCGCTGCCGCTGGCCAGCAGGTGGGGCTGACCCAGTCGGCGGTCAGCGCGCAGATGCGCGTGCTGGAGCAGCACCTCGGTGTACGCCTGTTCGACCGTAGTGGTCGCGCCGCCGTGCTCAATGCCACCGGCCGCCACGCTCTGCCACTGGCCGAGCAGATGCTCGCGCTGTACGCGCAGATGGCGCTGCCGCAGGCCGCCGATCAGTGGCAGGGCGAACTGCGCGTCGGCGCCATCGCCACCTTGCAGACCGGCTTGCTGGCCGAGGCGCTGCCGCGCTTTCGGCAACTGGCGCCGCTGGTCGAACTGAAGCTGGTGCCGGGCGTATCGTTGCAGCTGTTCAGTCAGCTGGATGCGGGTGAGCTGGATCTGGCGCTGTTGATCAAGCCGCCGTTTGCCTTGCCCAAGGAACTGCTGGAAGTAGCGCTGGCGCGCGAGCCCTTCGTGCTGATCGCCCCGCTGGACGTGCCGGGCGACGACCCGCTGCAACTGCTGGCCGAGCAGCCTTTCGTGCGTTACGACCGCGCTTCGTTCGGCGGGCGCCAGGTGACGCGCTTCCTGCGTGAGCAACGCCTGAACGTGCGCGAGGCGCTGGAGCTGGATGAACTGGAAGCCATCGTGCGGCTCGTGGAAAACGGTATGGGCGTGGCCCTGGTACCGCGTGCGGGCCTGTGGCTGCAACGGCCGACGCGCCTGCGGGTGATCGAGCTGGGCGAGCTGACCTTCCATCGTGAGCTGGTCGCCCTGGTGCGTCGTGCACAGCGACAGCCGGCACTGGATTGTCTGCTGGAGTGCCTGCGGCGCTGA
- a CDS encoding methionine ABC transporter permease: MLEQLLPNVFWPEIWQASLDTLNMLLGSMLFTVLLGLPLGVLLFLTGPRQLFEQKALYGALSLVVNILRSVPFVILLILMIPFTELLVGTSLGVAGAIPPLVVGATPFFARLVETALREVERGIIEATQAMGATTWQIITRALLPEALPGLLAATTVTAITLVSYTAMSGLIGGGGLGDLAVRYGYQRYQPDVMAVTVILLLILVQVLQMVGDRLVVHFSRK, encoded by the coding sequence ATGCTCGAACAACTGCTACCCAACGTGTTCTGGCCGGAAATCTGGCAGGCCAGCCTCGACACCCTGAACATGCTGCTCGGCTCGATGCTGTTCACCGTGCTGCTCGGCCTGCCGCTCGGCGTGCTGCTGTTCCTCACCGGCCCGCGCCAGCTGTTCGAACAGAAGGCCCTGTACGGCGCGCTGTCGCTGGTGGTGAACATCCTGCGCTCGGTGCCCTTCGTCATCCTCTTGATCCTGATGATCCCCTTCACCGAGCTGCTGGTCGGCACCTCGCTGGGCGTCGCCGGCGCCATTCCGCCACTGGTGGTGGGTGCCACGCCGTTCTTCGCGCGCCTGGTGGAAACCGCCCTGCGCGAGGTGGAGCGCGGCATCATCGAAGCGACCCAGGCGATGGGCGCCACTACCTGGCAGATCATCACCCGCGCGCTGCTGCCCGAGGCGTTGCCCGGCCTGCTCGCGGCCACCACCGTTACCGCGATAACCCTGGTGTCCTACACCGCCATGAGCGGCCTGATCGGCGGCGGCGGCCTCGGCGACCTGGCCGTGCGCTACGGCTACCAGCGCTACCAGCCGGACGTGATGGCCGTGACCGTAATCCTGCTGCTGATTCTGGTGCAGGTGCTGCAGATGGTCGGTGATCGTCTGGTCGTACATTTCTCCCGTAAGTAA
- a CDS encoding TRAP transporter substrate-binding protein, with amino-acid sequence MNRRNLFGAAVALIAAIGLVGCKEDKAASEQAAAKPAETVHWKMVTSWPKNFPGLGTAAERLAERINAMSAGRLTVKVYAAGELVPALEVFDAVSRGTAEMGHGTPYYWKGKVPAAQFFSSVPFGLSTLEMNAWLSKGGGQALWDETYAPFGVKPLSAGNTTMQMGGWFNKEINSLADIKGLKIRMPGLGGEVWSKLGAITVNLPGGEIFTSLQTSAIDATDWVGPYNDLAFGLHKAAKYYYFPGWQEPQAVVESMVNQKAFDALPADLQAIVVEAARAATLDMMDDYVFNNAKALQSLKSEGVQFKRLPDEVLQAMREQSNVVLEALAAENDLNGRIWASQKAFLEEASAMQALTEKELYNWR; translated from the coding sequence ATGAATCGCCGCAATCTGTTCGGCGCCGCTGTGGCACTGATCGCCGCCATCGGCCTGGTTGGCTGTAAAGAAGACAAGGCTGCCAGCGAGCAAGCCGCTGCCAAGCCAGCAGAAACCGTCCACTGGAAGATGGTCACCTCCTGGCCGAAGAACTTCCCCGGCCTCGGCACCGCTGCCGAGCGCCTGGCCGAGCGCATCAACGCCATGAGCGCCGGGCGCCTGACCGTCAAGGTCTACGCCGCCGGTGAGCTGGTGCCGGCGCTGGAAGTGTTCGACGCCGTCTCGCGCGGCACCGCCGAGATGGGCCACGGCACGCCGTACTACTGGAAGGGCAAGGTGCCGGCTGCGCAGTTCTTCAGCAGCGTGCCATTCGGCCTCTCCACCCTGGAAATGAACGCCTGGTTGAGCAAGGGCGGCGGTCAGGCACTGTGGGACGAAACCTACGCACCCTTCGGCGTGAAGCCGCTTTCGGCCGGCAACACCACCATGCAGATGGGCGGCTGGTTCAACAAGGAAATCAACAGCCTGGCCGACATCAAGGGCCTGAAGATCCGCATGCCGGGCCTCGGCGGCGAAGTCTGGAGCAAGCTCGGCGCGATCACCGTCAACCTGCCGGGTGGCGAGATTTTCACCTCCCTGCAGACCAGCGCCATCGATGCCACCGACTGGGTCGGGCCGTACAACGACCTGGCCTTCGGTCTGCACAAGGCGGCCAAGTACTACTACTTCCCGGGCTGGCAGGAGCCGCAGGCCGTGGTCGAATCCATGGTCAACCAGAAGGCCTTCGACGCGCTGCCGGCCGACCTGCAGGCCATCGTCGTCGAAGCCGCGCGCGCCGCGACCCTGGATATGATGGACGACTACGTGTTCAACAACGCCAAGGCGCTGCAGAGCCTGAAGAGCGAAGGCGTGCAATTCAAGCGTCTGCCGGATGAGGTGCTGCAAGCCATGCGTGAGCAATCCAACGTGGTGCTCGAAGCTCTGGCGGCCGAGAACGACCTCAACGGCCGCATCTGGGCCTCGCAGAAAGCCTTCCTCGAAGAAGCCAGCGCCATGCAGGCGCTGACCGAGAAAGAGCTGTACAACTGGCGTTGA
- a CDS encoding EAL domain-containing protein yields the protein MTATTSAVVQEVTLDPHQAERQFATDIAVERTRLLFQGSRLPTLLMLLVGLACSLLLWSQQSAPMLAAWLGWVVLLALLRLTQVNAFNEALPSRQAEPYWRRIFLFGAGASGLTLAFAVIVLVPADVFYQQALVYGLIAAAILSASVAYAVSLSAFLTFALPCLLPSAGFLLLSGSGLQRGWGLLSVILFLALLVVAWQVNRLVQRSLLQRFHNLALISNLEHAKQCAEGLNEELAREVEQRRRAERELRGAHGELEMRVAERTLELDEATHALGKSQARLALALEASELGLWDWDLESDQVHHSHLRELFGLEPGQVQVMLRDLTPRLHPDDLPGLRRALVQHLKGRSEDYQIEYRVRHVDGHWVWVEDRGRAVERDAAGRVRRMLGTRRDVSARRQQEQQQRLAATVFEAASEGIFILDPDYRVLAVNRAFSAVTGYSREEVVGRTVTSLIGSREMRRQYQMIRQELDSAGTWQGELIETRKSGELYPQWLQLNLVRDVTGRPSHIVGFFADLSARREAEERLRYLSHYDDLTGLANRSLFKERLHDASQRARQSGRSIALVHIDLDRFKLLNDSLGHEVADQLLRQISRRLTQTVPEADCIARLSGDEFAIILDAYGSLSSLARVASRLLAKLRVPMTVGGHELVISASLGISLLPDYAREISALISQANMAVQHAKHLGGNTFQFFTDNLQACTLERLQLENQLRKAIDEGQLEVFYQPKLNLADDQLNAAEALVRWRHPQQGMVAPGEFIGLAEETGLIAPIGEFVLRQACRQARQWQQEGLAQIRVSVNISVYQLRQGNLTSLVRQVLEETGLAPQYLELELTESQLLDNVDSVIVTFRQLRELGVKLAIDDFGTGYSSLSYLKRFPVHYVKIDQTFIRDLSPGGEDAAITRAIIAMAHSLELKVVAEGVETQAQMDFLKSQNCDEIQGFLISRPVEASAFAELLRAQIDNPLD from the coding sequence ATGACCGCCACGACTAGCGCCGTAGTTCAAGAGGTGACGCTGGACCCGCATCAGGCTGAACGTCAGTTCGCCACGGATATTGCCGTCGAGCGTACCCGTCTGTTGTTCCAGGGTTCGCGCCTGCCCACGTTGCTCATGCTGCTGGTCGGCCTGGCCTGCAGTCTATTGCTGTGGAGTCAGCAGAGCGCACCGATGCTCGCTGCCTGGCTGGGCTGGGTAGTGCTGCTGGCGCTGTTGCGCCTGACCCAGGTGAATGCCTTCAACGAGGCGCTGCCGAGCCGCCAGGCCGAGCCCTACTGGCGACGCATCTTCCTCTTCGGCGCCGGTGCATCTGGGTTGACCCTCGCCTTCGCCGTGATCGTGCTGGTGCCCGCTGATGTGTTTTACCAGCAGGCCTTGGTCTACGGCCTGATCGCCGCAGCGATTCTTTCGGCCAGCGTGGCCTATGCCGTCAGCCTGTCAGCCTTCCTCACCTTCGCCTTGCCCTGCCTGCTGCCGTCGGCCGGCTTCCTGCTGCTCTCCGGCAGCGGCCTGCAACGCGGCTGGGGGCTGCTCAGTGTGATCTTGTTTCTCGCCCTGCTGGTGGTGGCCTGGCAGGTCAATCGCCTGGTGCAGCGCAGCTTGCTGCAGCGCTTTCACAACCTGGCGCTGATCAGCAACCTGGAGCACGCCAAACAGTGTGCCGAAGGGCTCAATGAAGAATTGGCGCGTGAGGTGGAGCAGCGTCGCCGTGCCGAGCGCGAATTGCGCGGCGCCCATGGCGAGCTGGAAATGCGTGTGGCCGAACGTACCCTGGAGCTGGACGAAGCGACCCATGCCCTGGGCAAGAGCCAGGCGCGCCTGGCCCTGGCGCTGGAGGCCAGCGAGCTGGGGCTGTGGGACTGGGATCTGGAAAGCGACCAGGTGCACCACTCGCACCTGCGCGAGCTGTTCGGTCTGGAACCGGGCCAGGTGCAAGTGATGCTGCGTGACCTGACCCCGCGCCTGCACCCGGATGATCTGCCAGGGTTGCGCCGGGCGCTGGTCCAGCACCTCAAGGGGCGCAGCGAGGATTATCAGATCGAGTACCGCGTGCGTCATGTCGATGGTCACTGGGTCTGGGTCGAGGACCGTGGCCGTGCGGTCGAGCGCGACGCCGCCGGCCGTGTACGGCGCATGCTCGGCACGCGACGCGACGTCAGCGCGCGGCGTCAGCAGGAGCAGCAACAGCGCCTGGCCGCGACCGTGTTCGAAGCGGCCAGCGAAGGCATCTTCATTCTCGACCCTGACTACCGCGTGCTGGCGGTCAACCGCGCGTTCAGCGCGGTGACCGGTTACAGCCGTGAGGAGGTGGTCGGGCGCACGGTGACCAGCCTGATCGGCAGCCGCGAGATGCGCCGGCAATACCAGATGATCCGCCAGGAGCTGGATAGCGCCGGCACCTGGCAGGGCGAGCTGATCGAGACGCGCAAGAGCGGTGAGCTTTACCCGCAATGGCTGCAGCTCAATCTGGTGCGCGATGTAACAGGTCGGCCCAGCCATATCGTCGGCTTCTTCGCCGATCTCAGTGCGCGCCGTGAAGCCGAGGAACGCCTGCGCTATCTGTCGCACTACGACGATCTGACCGGCCTGGCCAACCGCAGCCTGTTCAAGGAGCGTCTGCACGATGCCAGCCAACGTGCGCGACAGAGCGGGCGCAGCATCGCCCTGGTGCATATCGACCTGGACCGTTTCAAGCTGCTCAACGATAGCCTCGGCCATGAAGTAGCGGACCAGTTGCTACGCCAGATAAGCCGCCGCCTGACCCAGACCGTACCCGAGGCCGACTGCATCGCGCGGCTCTCAGGCGACGAGTTCGCCATCATCCTCGACGCCTACGGCAGCCTCTCCAGCCTGGCGCGGGTGGCCAGTCGGCTGCTGGCCAAGCTGCGCGTGCCGATGACCGTCGGCGGGCACGAACTGGTGATCAGCGCCTCGCTGGGTATCAGTCTGCTGCCGGACTACGCCCGCGAGATCAGCGCGCTGATCAGCCAGGCCAACATGGCCGTGCAACATGCCAAGCACCTGGGCGGCAACACCTTCCAGTTTTTCACCGACAACCTGCAGGCCTGCACCCTGGAGCGTCTGCAACTGGAGAACCAGCTGCGCAAGGCCATCGACGAAGGCCAACTGGAGGTGTTCTACCAGCCCAAGCTGAACCTCGCCGACGACCAGCTCAACGCTGCCGAGGCGCTGGTGCGCTGGCGTCATCCGCAGCAGGGCATGGTGGCGCCTGGCGAGTTCATCGGTCTGGCCGAAGAGACCGGGCTGATCGCGCCGATTGGCGAGTTCGTGCTGCGTCAGGCCTGCCGCCAGGCGCGCCAGTGGCAGCAGGAGGGGCTGGCGCAGATACGGGTGTCGGTGAATATCTCGGTGTATCAGTTGCGCCAGGGCAACCTCACCAGCCTGGTGCGCCAGGTGCTCGAAGAAACCGGCCTGGCGCCGCAGTACCTGGAGCTGGAGCTGACCGAAAGCCAATTGCTGGACAACGTCGACAGCGTCATCGTCACCTTCCGTCAGCTGCGTGAACTGGGGGTCAAACTGGCCATCGACGATTTCGGCACCGGCTATTCCTCGCTCAGCTACCTCAAGCGTTTCCCGGTGCACTACGTGAAGATCGACCAGACCTTCATCCGTGATCTGTCGCCCGGTGGCGAGGACGCGGCGATCACCCGTGCGATCATCGCCATGGCCCACAGCCTGGAGCTGAAAGTGGTGGCCGAGGGTGTGGAAACCCAGGCGCAGATGGATTTCCTCAAGAGCCAGAACTGCGACGAGATCCAGGGCTTTCTGATCAGCCGCCCGGTTGAGGCCAGCGCCTTCGCCGAGCTGCTGCGCGCGCAGATCGACAATCCGCTGGATTGA
- a CDS encoding TetR/AcrR family transcriptional regulator, translating to MKNKPTDPVQILDSALQLADVCGWERLHLFDVAAALDIGLDDIARHYRDKDDLVEAWFDRADLTMLGHARNPDLQGLNAEQRLESCLLAWLESLAAHRAVTGQMLLYKLEPGHIHLQVLGLMRISRTVQWWREAAGRQSLHLRRIAEETLLTGAYLRSFVHWLRHPEEDAATFRAFLRAQLRCGPLPLLLQRP from the coding sequence ATGAAAAACAAGCCGACCGACCCCGTCCAGATCCTCGACAGCGCCCTGCAACTGGCCGACGTCTGCGGCTGGGAGCGCCTGCACCTGTTCGACGTCGCCGCCGCGCTCGACATCGGCCTGGACGATATCGCCCGTCACTACCGCGACAAGGACGACCTGGTGGAAGCCTGGTTCGACCGCGCCGACCTGACCATGCTCGGCCACGCCAGAAATCCCGATCTGCAGGGTCTGAACGCCGAACAACGTCTGGAAAGCTGCCTGCTGGCCTGGCTCGAGAGCCTGGCAGCCCATCGCGCGGTGACCGGGCAGATGCTGCTGTACAAGCTCGAACCTGGGCATATCCACCTGCAGGTGCTCGGCCTGATGCGCATCAGCCGCACCGTGCAATGGTGGCGCGAAGCCGCTGGCCGACAAAGCCTGCACCTGCGCCGCATCGCCGAGGAAACCCTGCTCACCGGCGCCTACCTGCGCAGCTTCGTGCACTGGCTGCGCCATCCCGAAGAAGACGCAGCAACCTTCCGCGCCTTTCTGCGCGCTCAACTGCGCTGCGGCCCGCTGCCTCTGCTGCTGCAACGCCCGTAG
- the uvrD gene encoding DNA helicase II, with product MQNDLDHRLTTLNPAQHHAVTTPPGHQLVLAGAGSGKTRVLVHRIAFLIQRLDVSPHSILSVTFTNKAAAEMRHRIEDVLGHAPAGMWVGTFHGLAHRLLRAHWKEAKLAENFQILDSDDQQRLIKRVIRDLGLDEQRWPAKQAQWFINGQKDEGIRPQGIQASGDLFLATMRSIYEAYEAACARTGVIDFAELLLRALDLWRDNAGLLEHYQRRFRHILVDEFQDTNAVQYAWLRFLAKGGESLMVVGDDDQSIYGWRGAKIENIQQFDSDFADAEIIRLEQNYRSTANILNAANALIANNQGRLGKELRTDVGDGEPLALYAAFNEHDEARYVVETIEDALRKDGLKRSEIAILYRSNAQSRVLEEALLREKIPYRIYGGQRFFERAEIKNAMAYLRLLDGRGNDAALERIINVPARGIGEKTIETIREYARAHDVHMWEAIRLMLTVKALPARASGALAGFIELIDSLAEQVLAMPLHQMTQVVIEKSGLLAYHEAEKGEKGQARVENLEELVSAARTFENDEDDELTPLQAFLTHASLEAGDTQAAENEDSIQLMTLHSAKGLEFPLVFLVGMEEGLFPHKMSLEEPGRLEEERRLAYVGITRAMQKLVISYAETRRLYGSETYNKVSRFVREIPAPLIQEVRLSNSVSRPMSTSSMGGGSLFAGSAIPQTPFNLGQRVRHSLFGEGTILNFEGAGAQARVQVNFENEGSKWLMLAYAKLEAY from the coding sequence ATGCAAAATGACCTCGATCACAGACTCACCACCCTCAATCCCGCCCAGCACCATGCGGTTACCACGCCGCCTGGTCATCAGCTGGTGCTGGCCGGTGCCGGCTCGGGCAAGACCCGTGTGCTGGTGCACCGCATCGCCTTCCTGATCCAGCGCCTGGACGTGTCGCCGCACAGCATCCTGTCGGTGACCTTCACCAACAAGGCCGCCGCCGAGATGCGTCACCGTATCGAAGACGTGCTGGGCCACGCCCCTGCCGGCATGTGGGTCGGCACCTTCCACGGCCTGGCTCACCGCCTGCTGCGTGCGCACTGGAAGGAGGCCAAGCTGGCCGAGAACTTCCAGATTCTCGACTCCGACGATCAGCAACGCCTGATCAAGCGGGTGATCCGCGACCTCGGCCTGGATGAGCAGCGCTGGCCGGCCAAGCAGGCACAGTGGTTTATCAACGGGCAGAAGGACGAGGGCATCCGCCCGCAGGGCATTCAGGCCAGCGGCGACCTGTTCCTGGCCACCATGCGCAGCATCTACGAAGCCTACGAGGCGGCCTGCGCGCGCACCGGCGTCATCGATTTCGCCGAGCTGCTGCTGCGTGCCCTCGATCTCTGGCGCGACAATGCCGGCCTGCTGGAGCATTACCAGCGCCGCTTCCGCCATATCCTGGTCGACGAGTTCCAGGACACCAACGCCGTGCAATACGCCTGGTTGCGCTTTCTCGCCAAGGGCGGCGAGAGCCTGATGGTGGTGGGTGACGACGATCAGTCGATCTACGGCTGGCGCGGCGCGAAGATCGAGAACATCCAGCAGTTCGACAGCGATTTCGCCGATGCCGAGATCATCCGTCTGGAGCAGAACTATCGCTCCACGGCGAACATCCTCAATGCCGCCAACGCGCTGATCGCCAACAACCAGGGCCGCCTCGGCAAGGAGCTGCGCACCGACGTCGGTGATGGCGAGCCGCTGGCCCTGTACGCCGCCTTCAACGAGCACGACGAAGCGCGCTACGTGGTGGAAACCATCGAGGACGCCCTGCGCAAGGACGGCCTCAAGCGCAGCGAAATCGCCATTCTCTATCGCTCCAACGCCCAATCGCGGGTGTTGGAAGAGGCGCTGCTGCGCGAGAAGATCCCCTACCGCATCTACGGTGGTCAGCGCTTCTTCGAGCGTGCCGAGATCAAGAACGCCATGGCCTACCTGCGCCTGCTCGACGGGCGCGGCAACGATGCGGCGCTGGAGCGCATCATCAACGTGCCGGCGCGTGGCATCGGCGAGAAGACCATCGAGACCATCCGCGAATACGCCCGCGCCCATGACGTACACATGTGGGAAGCGATTCGCCTGATGCTGACGGTCAAGGCGCTGCCCGCTCGCGCCTCGGGGGCCCTGGCCGGCTTCATCGAACTGATCGACAGCCTGGCCGAGCAGGTCCTGGCCATGCCGCTGCACCAGATGACCCAGGTGGTCATCGAAAAGAGCGGCCTGCTCGCCTATCACGAGGCGGAAAAAGGCGAGAAGGGCCAGGCCCGGGTGGAAAACCTGGAGGAACTGGTCAGCGCCGCACGTACCTTCGAGAACGATGAAGACGACGAGCTGACCCCGCTGCAGGCCTTCCTCACCCATGCCTCGCTGGAGGCCGGGGACACCCAGGCCGCCGAGAACGAAGACAGTATTCAACTGATGACCCTGCACAGCGCCAAGGGCCTGGAATTCCCCCTGGTGTTCCTGGTGGGCATGGAAGAGGGTCTGTTCCCGCACAAGATGAGCCTGGAAGAACCGGGCCGATTGGAAGAAGAACGCCGCCTGGCCTATGTCGGCATTACCCGTGCCATGCAGAAGCTGGTGATCAGCTACGCCGAAACACGGCGTCTCTACGGTAGCGAGACCTATAACAAGGTGTCGCGCTTTGTCCGCGAAATCCCCGCACCGCTGATTCAGGAAGTACGCCTGAGCAACAGCGTCAGCCGCCCGATGAGCACCAGCTCGATGGGTGGCGGCAGCCTGTTCGCCGGCAGTGCCATACCGCAAACGCCCTTCAACCTGGGCCAGCGCGTACGTCACAGCCTGTTCGGCGAAGGCACCATCCTCAATTTCGAGGGTGCTGGTGCCCAGGCGCGGGTCCAAGTGAATTTCGAAAACGAAGGCAGTAAATGGCTGATGCTGGCGTACGCCAAGCTTGAAGCCTATTAG